From a region of the Polynucleobacter corsicus genome:
- the bioB gene encoding biotin synthase BioB: MQATQTIEKPLTQVKSQKDLHKVVDALGAWSVAQVEALFALPLSDLMFKAQETHRAHFPDGDVELATLLSIKTGGCPEDCGYCPQAARYDTDVKANKLMDLDEVLEAAKAAKAAGSNRFCMGAAWREPKDRDIEKVAAMIKGVKALGLETCATLGMLEPNQAQALQEAGLDFYNHNLDTSEDFYRSVISTRGYQDRLDTISNVRAVGMSVCCGGIVGMGESREQRAAFLARLANLSPYPESVPINHLVPVAGTPLADQRPLDPLEFVRTIAVARITMPRARVRLSAGRQELGRAVQAMCFQAGANSIFYGEQLLTTGNPEAEQDRELLAELGLKTKQSSKTEVLV, from the coding sequence ATGCAGGCCACCCAAACTATTGAAAAACCCCTCACCCAAGTCAAGTCTCAAAAGGATTTGCATAAGGTGGTTGATGCTTTGGGCGCTTGGTCGGTAGCCCAGGTTGAGGCTCTATTTGCTCTGCCATTGAGCGATTTGATGTTCAAGGCACAAGAGACACATCGTGCCCACTTCCCTGATGGTGATGTGGAATTGGCTACGCTGTTGTCAATCAAGACCGGCGGTTGTCCCGAGGATTGTGGATATTGCCCTCAGGCGGCTCGTTATGACACTGATGTCAAAGCGAACAAGTTAATGGATTTAGATGAGGTGCTTGAGGCTGCCAAAGCAGCCAAGGCTGCTGGTTCAAACCGTTTTTGTATGGGCGCCGCTTGGCGGGAGCCCAAAGATCGCGATATTGAAAAAGTCGCCGCCATGATTAAGGGTGTCAAGGCTTTAGGCCTTGAAACCTGTGCGACCCTGGGGATGCTAGAGCCCAATCAGGCTCAAGCCCTACAAGAGGCAGGCTTAGATTTCTATAACCACAACCTAGATACCAGCGAGGACTTCTATCGCTCAGTAATCTCTACTCGGGGCTATCAAGACCGGTTGGACACGATTTCTAATGTGCGTGCTGTAGGCATGTCAGTATGTTGTGGCGGTATTGTGGGCATGGGTGAGTCCCGTGAACAACGAGCAGCCTTCTTGGCGCGTTTGGCTAATTTAAGTCCGTATCCAGAGTCAGTCCCCATTAACCATTTGGTACCTGTAGCAGGAACGCCTTTGGCAGATCAGAGGCCCTTAGATCCATTGGAATTTGTGAGAACCATTGCTGTAGCTCGTATCACTATGCCGCGTGCACGTGTGCGTCTCTCAGCTGGACGTCAGGAGCTGGGTAGGGCAGTTCAGGCCATGTGCTTCCAGGCTGGTGCCAATTCGATTTTCTATGGTGAGCAACTACTCACTACCGGTAATCCCGAGGCAGAACAAGACCGTGAGCTATTGGCTGAGTTAGGCTTGAAGACTAAGCAGAGCAGCAAAACAGAGGTTTTAGTCTAA
- the coq7 gene encoding 2-polyprenyl-3-methyl-6-methoxy-1,4-benzoquinone monooxygenase: MALIDRFIIEFDTALRSVVGGAHAHRPMPGSNAPSSGLLDAKEREHAAGLMRVNHVGEVCAQALYQAQKLVARNPEIRQMLDDSGQEEMDHLAWCETRLQELGSHTSYLNPIWYAGSFAIGMAAGLAGDKWSLGFVAETEKQVENHLESHLETLPAEDERSRAIVNQMRIDEIEHGQAAILAGGAVLPKPIQGLMQVMSKVMTSTAYKI, translated from the coding sequence ATGGCACTAATCGATCGCTTCATTATTGAGTTTGATACAGCCCTACGCTCGGTAGTCGGGGGTGCTCATGCCCATCGTCCAATGCCGGGTTCCAATGCCCCATCAAGCGGATTATTGGATGCCAAAGAGCGAGAACATGCAGCTGGATTAATGCGTGTGAATCATGTTGGCGAGGTCTGCGCTCAAGCTCTTTATCAAGCTCAAAAATTAGTAGCTCGCAACCCTGAAATTCGGCAGATGTTAGATGACTCTGGCCAAGAAGAAATGGACCATTTGGCTTGGTGCGAAACACGCCTCCAAGAGTTGGGCTCGCACACCAGTTATCTCAACCCGATTTGGTATGCAGGGTCCTTTGCCATCGGCATGGCTGCTGGCTTGGCGGGTGATAAGTGGAGCCTGGGATTTGTTGCTGAAACCGAAAAGCAGGTAGAGAATCACCTCGAGAGTCATCTCGAAACATTGCCTGCAGAAGATGAGCGTTCTCGCGCAATTGTTAACCAAATGCGTATCGATGAAATTGAGCATGGACAAGCCGCAATTTTGGCTGGTGGAGCGGTTTTACCGAAACCCATTCAGGGTCTAATGCAGGTAATGTCTAAAGTGATGACAAGTACTGCTTACAAAATTTAG
- the mraZ gene encoding division/cell wall cluster transcriptional repressor MraZ yields MFQGASALNLDAKGRMSVPAKHRDALLVQGEGRITLTKHPNGCLLLFPRPEWETFRSRVAQLPMDAHWWRRIFLGNAAEVDLDSAGRILVSPELRSAADIEKEVMLLGMGSHLELWDAATYAAKEQAAIAQGMPEALKQFNF; encoded by the coding sequence GTGTTTCAAGGTGCGTCAGCTCTCAATTTAGATGCAAAAGGCCGCATGTCTGTGCCGGCAAAGCATCGTGACGCCTTGTTAGTTCAAGGTGAGGGTCGAATTACGCTCACAAAACACCCTAACGGATGCCTACTGCTATTCCCTCGACCCGAGTGGGAAACTTTTCGTTCACGTGTAGCGCAATTGCCGATGGATGCCCATTGGTGGCGCCGTATTTTCCTTGGCAATGCCGCAGAAGTCGATTTGGACAGCGCCGGAAGAATTTTGGTGAGCCCAGAGTTGCGATCAGCCGCTGACATTGAAAAAGAAGTGATGTTGCTCGGTATGGGTAGTCATCTAGAGTTGTGGGACGCCGCTACTTACGCTGCAAAAGAACAGGCTGCCATTGCACAAGGTATGCCTGAAGCCCTGAAGCAATTTAATTTTTGA
- the rsmH gene encoding 16S rRNA (cytosine(1402)-N(4))-methyltransferase RsmH: MNITHRPVLLAEAVTALVSGPLITSSAASKNLLLIDGTFGRGGHTQALLAQLPANARMISFDKDLDAIAVAEKINDSRLRIVHDSFAQMDQYADPESVDGILLDLGISSPQVDEAHRGFSFRKDGPLDMRMNTDQGLTAAQWLEQASQEDITRVIKTYGEERFASQIARAIVAKREEGLSPKTTLQLAGLVASVVRTREVGQDPATRTFQALRIFINRELEDLELGLKAALNLLKPGARLAVISFHSLEDRIVKQFLQSHAKVEVPRGLPVRDRDLPQSDLEIIGRVKPSADEIRENPRARSAIMRVAEKRAGVLA; this comes from the coding sequence ATGAACATAACTCATCGCCCAGTATTACTGGCCGAGGCGGTGACGGCGCTGGTCAGTGGACCACTCATCACCTCTTCTGCAGCTTCAAAAAATCTACTCTTGATCGATGGAACCTTTGGGCGCGGTGGTCATACTCAAGCCTTATTGGCGCAACTACCTGCCAATGCGCGAATGATTTCTTTCGACAAGGATTTGGATGCGATCGCAGTAGCGGAAAAAATCAACGACTCTCGTTTACGCATCGTGCACGACAGTTTTGCGCAGATGGATCAGTACGCGGACCCAGAGTCAGTCGATGGAATTTTGCTAGATCTTGGCATCAGCTCTCCACAAGTAGACGAAGCACATCGTGGATTTTCTTTTCGCAAAGATGGTCCGCTCGATATGCGCATGAATACGGATCAGGGCTTGACGGCAGCCCAATGGTTGGAGCAAGCATCGCAAGAGGACATCACCCGCGTGATTAAGACTTATGGTGAGGAACGTTTTGCATCTCAGATTGCTAGAGCTATTGTGGCTAAGCGAGAAGAAGGCTTATCTCCAAAAACAACCTTGCAATTAGCAGGTCTGGTAGCCAGCGTGGTTCGTACAAGAGAAGTTGGTCAAGATCCTGCGACTCGTACATTCCAAGCACTCCGAATTTTTATTAACCGTGAGTTAGAAGATTTAGAGCTCGGATTAAAGGCGGCGCTCAATTTATTGAAGCCAGGCGCGCGCTTAGCAGTGATTAGCTTTCATTCTCTTGAGGATCGGATTGTGAAGCAGTTCTTGCAGTCACACGCCAAGGTTGAAGTGCCTCGAGGTTTGCCTGTCCGCGATCGAGATTTACCGCAAAGTGACTTAGAGATTATTGGACGTGTTAAGCCAAGCGCTGATGAGATTCGAGAGAATCCTCGCGCTCGTTCCGCCATCATGCGTGTTGCTGAAAAACGCGCAGGAGTGCTAGCTTGA
- the ftsL gene encoding cell division protein FtsL → MNRATLTLLVLLLVCALSLVAAQQRTRKLFISLDRAQIEERKLNQDWLRLEYEQRNLSKSARIRDVARNQLHMVPISPERTLYLKEAR, encoded by the coding sequence TTGAATCGCGCCACGCTTACCTTGCTGGTATTGCTATTAGTTTGCGCGCTATCTTTGGTCGCAGCGCAGCAGCGTACGCGTAAATTATTTATTTCGCTAGATCGCGCACAAATCGAAGAGCGCAAACTCAATCAGGACTGGTTACGCTTGGAGTATGAGCAGCGTAATTTATCGAAGTCCGCACGAATTCGTGATGTTGCGCGTAATCAGTTGCATATGGTCCCTATATCTCCAGAGCGTACTTTGTACTTGAAGGAGGCTAGATGA
- a CDS encoding peptidoglycan D,D-transpeptidase FtsI family protein produces MWRSRLMLFMLFFVFMLLLIRAFWIQGPGNAFYEAKGVRGTQRELELPASRGKILDRNGQVIATSLEAKSVIAYNDTVPDDLAADKVQKLASLLQISESELRKKLKEDRKQIFLKRQVDPVVAQQIKQLEIPGIGLNNEYRRFYPEGEAMAHVVGFTSVEDRGQEGMELSREKELAGHPGARRVVVDRLGRVVEDVAILQLPQNGKDLQLSIDSKIQFLAYNAVKNAVEQHRASAGGAVVLDTQTGEILALANYPSYNPNDRKKLTGEQLRNRVLTDTFEPGSTMKPLTVAIALEKGVITPNTNMVIGAKYLVGPKPITDTHPYGNLTVSQIIQKSSNIGTAKIAMNNLSAEEMWNFYTSVGLGQTPKIGFPGAVAGTVHPFKKWMPTDQARIAFGYGISGSLFQVARAYTIFARDGELVPLTIERSPEFKPGTHIISAKTAIEMRSMMESVTEPGGTAIKAQAEGYRVGGKTGTAHKLVGKGYGNKYRAYFAGLAPISAPRIVVAVMIDEPTGGSHYGGDVAAPVFSTIVSETLRTLNVLPDSNVKQMTQQDKNPTEIQTAAVKTNAAVLKR; encoded by the coding sequence ATGTGGCGGTCACGCTTGATGCTGTTCATGTTGTTCTTCGTCTTCATGTTGTTGCTAATCCGCGCTTTTTGGATTCAGGGCCCAGGAAATGCTTTTTATGAAGCTAAGGGTGTACGTGGTACACAGCGTGAGTTGGAGTTACCTGCTTCCCGTGGAAAGATATTGGATCGCAATGGCCAAGTCATTGCTACGAGCTTGGAAGCAAAGTCAGTGATCGCCTATAACGATACTGTCCCCGATGATTTAGCTGCAGATAAGGTGCAAAAGTTAGCAAGTCTCTTACAAATTAGTGAATCTGAATTACGTAAGAAGTTAAAAGAAGATCGCAAGCAGATTTTCTTGAAGCGCCAAGTAGATCCAGTAGTAGCGCAACAAATTAAGCAATTAGAAATTCCGGGAATTGGCTTGAATAACGAATACCGTCGCTTTTACCCAGAGGGTGAAGCGATGGCGCACGTTGTTGGCTTTACAAGCGTAGAAGATCGTGGCCAAGAGGGCATGGAACTTTCAAGGGAAAAAGAATTGGCTGGGCATCCAGGTGCTCGTCGAGTAGTGGTTGATCGCCTCGGTCGTGTTGTTGAAGATGTTGCCATTTTGCAGTTACCGCAAAACGGCAAGGATTTACAACTTTCTATTGATAGCAAGATTCAGTTTCTAGCTTACAACGCTGTTAAAAATGCAGTTGAGCAGCACCGTGCAAGCGCTGGCGGTGCTGTCGTATTGGATACGCAGACCGGCGAGATTCTGGCTTTAGCAAATTACCCAAGCTATAACCCAAACGATCGCAAGAAGCTCACGGGTGAGCAGTTACGTAATCGCGTTTTAACCGACACCTTCGAGCCTGGCTCAACCATGAAACCATTAACCGTAGCGATTGCTTTGGAGAAGGGGGTTATCACCCCCAATACCAATATGGTGATTGGTGCTAAGTACTTGGTGGGTCCAAAGCCGATTACGGATACCCACCCTTATGGTAATTTAACCGTCTCTCAAATTATTCAAAAATCGAGCAATATTGGTACAGCCAAAATTGCGATGAATAATTTATCTGCCGAAGAGATGTGGAATTTTTATACATCTGTTGGCTTGGGTCAGACGCCGAAGATTGGCTTTCCTGGTGCTGTGGCTGGCACTGTGCATCCCTTTAAAAAATGGATGCCAACGGATCAGGCGCGGATTGCGTTTGGTTATGGTATTTCAGGTTCACTCTTTCAGGTAGCTCGTGCATATACGATCTTTGCACGTGATGGTGAATTGGTGCCGCTCACGATTGAGCGTAGTCCAGAATTCAAGCCTGGTACACATATCATTTCTGCCAAGACGGCCATTGAGATGCGCAGCATGATGGAGTCAGTAACCGAGCCTGGAGGCACTGCCATTAAAGCGCAAGCTGAGGGTTATCGAGTTGGCGGAAAAACAGGTACCGCACATAAATTGGTGGGTAAAGGCTATGGCAATAAATACCGCGCTTACTTTGCAGGCCTAGCACCGATTAGCGCTCCTCGCATTGTAGTTGCCGTCATGATTGATGAGCCGACTGGTGGTAGTCATTATGGTGGTGATGTTGCTGCACCTGTCTTCTCCACTATCGTGAGTGAGACCCTGCGTACCTTAAATGTATTGCCAGACAGTAATGTTAAGCAGATGACGCAACAGGATAAAAATCCTACAGAAATTCAAACTGCTGCAGTCAAAACAAATGCAGCGGTTTTAAAAAGATGA
- a CDS encoding UDP-N-acetylmuramoyl-L-alanyl-D-glutamate--2,6-diaminopimelate ligase, translated as MMTMIHIEPHLLISHLRDLTSANAKVTADSRQIHSGDIFFAYAVGHGNALRDGRDYIAAALANGAAAVVFDPAEGVANQYLDHPECFAVEHLAILAGELCAEWYDYPSKNLNVIGVTGTNGKTSITQWLAQAMDEPNHRTAVLGTLGTGFPGALIQTGYTTPDAPQLQTQLKELLDAGAQNLAIEISSHALDQDRVAGLDVRSAVFTNLTQDHLDYHGTMGEYAQAKAKLFKLPQLQNAIINFDDAFGRELAMKLLASDDPQVWGYALSSNAFVGFEKFSDRLKRTYAEKTLFANAGYESQFNCDSMGSSAVQLAVLGEFNLSNCLAVWTVLLAQGFSPLEASKRLSKLSAIPGRMELIHLNKTQRTEGPLIVVDYAHTPDALTKALNALRPVANQRNGKMWCVFGCGGDRDSGKRSQMGRAAQEFADHIVITSDNPRSEDPASIIAMIQAGMSGDLGNVQMLPDRAAAIMAAVRHADVKDIILVAGKGHESTQEINGKKFDFSDQEHIRLAAGGSV; from the coding sequence ATGATGACAATGATCCACATTGAGCCCCATCTCTTAATCTCGCATTTACGTGATCTCACTTCAGCGAATGCAAAAGTAACTGCGGATAGTCGTCAAATTCATTCTGGCGATATCTTCTTTGCATACGCTGTTGGTCATGGTAATGCGCTACGAGATGGTCGCGATTACATTGCGGCCGCCTTAGCAAATGGTGCTGCGGCAGTAGTATTCGATCCTGCTGAGGGCGTTGCTAATCAATACTTAGATCACCCTGAATGTTTTGCTGTCGAGCATTTAGCAATCTTGGCTGGAGAGCTCTGCGCGGAGTGGTATGACTACCCAAGCAAAAATCTCAATGTCATCGGTGTCACAGGTACCAATGGAAAAACCAGTATTACCCAGTGGCTGGCGCAGGCTATGGATGAACCCAATCATCGCACTGCAGTATTGGGCACATTGGGTACTGGATTTCCGGGGGCACTCATTCAGACTGGTTACACCACGCCCGATGCGCCGCAACTACAAACTCAATTAAAAGAATTGCTTGATGCAGGCGCTCAAAATCTGGCCATAGAGATTTCTTCCCATGCATTAGATCAAGATCGTGTTGCTGGCTTGGATGTACGTAGTGCGGTATTTACTAATCTCACGCAAGATCATTTGGATTATCACGGTACGATGGGAGAGTACGCACAAGCTAAGGCTAAACTCTTTAAGTTACCTCAGCTTCAAAATGCCATCATCAATTTTGATGATGCATTTGGGCGAGAGTTGGCGATGAAGCTTCTAGCTAGTGACGATCCTCAAGTATGGGGCTACGCCTTAAGTAGTAATGCATTTGTTGGATTTGAAAAATTTAGCGATCGTCTGAAGCGTACTTATGCAGAAAAGACTTTATTTGCAAATGCTGGCTATGAATCTCAATTTAATTGTGATTCCATGGGATCAAGCGCTGTTCAGCTTGCGGTATTGGGTGAATTTAATCTCAGCAATTGTCTTGCTGTGTGGACTGTCCTTTTAGCGCAAGGTTTTAGCCCACTTGAGGCCTCTAAGCGCTTGAGCAAGCTAAGTGCTATTCCAGGACGTATGGAACTGATTCACTTGAATAAAACACAAAGAACTGAGGGCCCATTGATTGTGGTGGATTATGCCCACACACCAGATGCCCTCACTAAAGCATTGAACGCATTACGCCCAGTCGCAAATCAACGCAATGGAAAAATGTGGTGCGTCTTTGGTTGTGGTGGTGATCGAGATTCAGGTAAGCGTTCCCAAATGGGTCGTGCGGCTCAAGAGTTTGCCGATCATATTGTGATTACAAGCGATAACCCTAGATCTGAAGATCCAGCATCTATCATCGCCATGATTCAAGCTGGTATGTCAGGTGACTTGGGCAATGTTCAAATGCTGCCCGATAGAGCGGCTGCCATTATGGCTGCGGTACGACATGCCGATGTCAAAGACATTATTTTGGTTGCCGGTAAAGGGCATGAGTCTACTCAAGAAATCAATGGCAAGAAATTTGATTTTTCTGATCAAGAACACATTCGTTTAGCAGCAGGAGGTAGCGTATGA
- a CDS encoding UDP-N-acetylmuramoyl-tripeptide--D-alanyl-D-alanine ligase, whose amino-acid sequence MSAPMTTLAQVHAMLPGSKLIHADMESAREITISHIGSDSRQIQSGELFIALAGERFDAHDFLGDVATVGASAALVSQEDKCPTNLAAICVQDVKQGLGELAKVWRAQFSIPVALVTGSNGKTTVKEMIASIFKVAAGEECTLITKDNLNNDIGLPLTLLRMRPTDRLAVIELGMNHPGETAELAVIAQANIALINNAQREHQEFMSTVEAVAKEHATALSSLPADGVAVFPADSEFSDVWYQAAAGRKVIDFALSTNAALATASVTGKLLASGKMEIATELGKIEVQLKTLGNHNARNALAASAVALGAGLSLEQIQAGLELFVPVNGRMQSKPLNAGRTLIDDSYNANPDSVRAAIDALKQSGNTSWLVLGDMGEVGDQGPAFHKEVGAYAAEQGVSKLFALGEQCKFAVREFNESEKFSLTSSATHFATLDQLLEELNAALANQESSKHMHLDILVKGSRFMRMERVVQALLEEAKTCS is encoded by the coding sequence ATGAGTGCGCCTATGACTACTCTTGCTCAAGTGCATGCTATGTTGCCAGGCAGTAAGCTGATTCACGCTGATATGGAATCTGCGCGAGAGATCACAATTTCTCATATTGGTAGTGATAGTCGCCAGATTCAGTCTGGTGAATTATTTATTGCCTTGGCGGGAGAGCGTTTCGATGCGCATGATTTCTTGGGTGATGTGGCCACAGTAGGCGCAAGTGCAGCGCTCGTAAGTCAAGAAGATAAGTGTCCAACAAACTTAGCTGCAATATGTGTTCAGGATGTTAAGCAAGGTTTAGGTGAATTAGCAAAGGTATGGCGTGCGCAGTTTTCTATTCCAGTGGCTTTGGTAACTGGATCCAATGGTAAGACCACTGTAAAAGAGATGATTGCCTCCATCTTCAAGGTAGCCGCCGGCGAAGAATGTACCTTAATAACCAAGGATAACCTTAATAATGATATTGGCCTGCCTTTAACCTTGCTACGCATGCGACCGACTGATCGCCTAGCAGTGATTGAGTTAGGCATGAATCATCCTGGTGAAACGGCAGAGTTAGCGGTTATTGCTCAAGCCAATATTGCCCTCATTAATAACGCTCAACGTGAGCATCAAGAATTTATGTCGACAGTAGAAGCTGTTGCAAAGGAGCATGCAACTGCCTTAAGTTCACTTCCTGCGGACGGTGTCGCAGTATTTCCGGCGGACTCTGAATTTTCTGATGTTTGGTACCAAGCTGCTGCAGGACGCAAGGTCATTGATTTTGCTTTATCTACTAACGCTGCGTTAGCTACAGCCTCTGTTACAGGCAAGTTATTGGCTAGCGGAAAAATGGAGATTGCAACTGAACTCGGCAAAATTGAAGTCCAGCTCAAGACCTTAGGAAATCACAATGCGCGTAATGCCTTAGCAGCTAGCGCAGTTGCTTTAGGCGCCGGTTTAAGTTTGGAGCAAATTCAAGCGGGTCTGGAATTGTTTGTCCCAGTAAATGGACGCATGCAGTCCAAACCTTTAAATGCAGGCCGCACTCTGATTGATGATAGCTATAACGCCAACCCCGATTCTGTCAGAGCTGCTATTGATGCACTGAAACAGTCTGGAAATACTTCTTGGTTGGTGCTGGGCGATATGGGTGAAGTGGGCGATCAAGGCCCTGCGTTCCATAAGGAAGTCGGCGCCTATGCTGCTGAGCAGGGTGTCAGTAAGTTATTTGCACTCGGGGAGCAGTGCAAATTTGCGGTGCGAGAGTTTAATGAGTCAGAGAAGTTTTCGCTTACCAGTAGCGCTACTCATTTCGCCACATTGGATCAGTTGCTTGAAGAGCTCAATGCAGCACTGGCAAATCAAGAGTCGAGCAAGCATATGCATTTAGATATTTTGGTTAAGGGATCTCGTTTTATGCGTATGGAGCGTGTAGTGCAGGCCTTATTAGAGGAGGCTAAAACATGCTCTTAA
- the mraY gene encoding phospho-N-acetylmuramoyl-pentapeptide-transferase — MLLMLAQWLQDDFGFFRVFSYITFRAVMATVTALLIGLAAGPWVIRKLTALKMGQAVRTDGPQTHLVKSGTPTMGGVLILLGIFISCMLWADLSNRFIWIVMIVTFGFGLIGWVDDYRKVARKDPKGMASREKFFWQTLIGLFAAIYLAFSVSEVNNLKVLQLFLDWLKSGFALDLPAKSNLLIPFMKEVSYPLGVMGFIILSYLVIVGSSNAVNLTDGLDGLVIMPVILVGAALGAFAYVMGNAIYAKYLLFPYIPGAGELMIFCGAMGGAGLAFLWYNTHPAQVFMGDVGALALGGALGTIAVIVRQEIVLFVMGGIFVAETLSVMLQVFWFKFTKKRYGEGRRIFRMAPLHHHFELGGWRETQVVVRFWIITILLVLIGLSSLKLR; from the coding sequence ATGCTCTTAATGTTGGCGCAATGGTTGCAAGATGATTTTGGATTTTTCCGAGTCTTTAGCTACATCACGTTTAGAGCGGTGATGGCAACAGTGACTGCTTTACTGATCGGTTTGGCGGCTGGTCCGTGGGTTATTCGGAAGTTGACCGCATTAAAGATGGGTCAAGCGGTTCGTACAGATGGCCCACAAACCCATTTAGTGAAATCAGGTACCCCTACGATGGGTGGCGTACTGATTCTGCTGGGTATTTTTATCTCCTGCATGCTGTGGGCTGATCTGAGTAATCGTTTTATCTGGATTGTGATGATTGTGACTTTTGGATTTGGCTTAATTGGTTGGGTTGATGATTACCGCAAAGTAGCGCGGAAGGATCCTAAAGGAATGGCCTCAAGAGAAAAATTCTTTTGGCAAACTTTGATTGGCTTATTTGCCGCTATTTATTTGGCTTTCTCTGTATCCGAAGTGAATAACCTCAAAGTTTTGCAGTTGTTCCTTGATTGGCTTAAGAGCGGCTTCGCTTTGGACTTGCCAGCTAAATCAAACTTACTCATTCCCTTTATGAAAGAGGTGAGTTACCCACTAGGCGTAATGGGCTTCATCATTCTGAGTTACTTGGTGATTGTTGGAAGTAGCAACGCCGTTAATCTGACGGACGGACTAGATGGTTTAGTGATCATGCCAGTAATACTGGTTGGCGCTGCTCTAGGTGCATTTGCTTATGTGATGGGTAATGCGATTTACGCAAAGTATTTGTTGTTTCCCTATATTCCCGGTGCAGGTGAGCTCATGATTTTCTGTGGAGCTATGGGTGGTGCGGGATTGGCTTTTCTTTGGTACAACACGCATCCTGCGCAAGTATTTATGGGTGACGTTGGCGCGCTCGCATTAGGTGGTGCACTCGGAACTATTGCTGTGATTGTTCGCCAGGAAATCGTACTCTTTGTCATGGGTGGGATCTTCGTCGCAGAAACACTGTCAGTGATGCTGCAAGTCTTCTGGTTCAAATTCACTAAGAAGCGTTATGGTGAAGGCCGCCGTATCTTTAGGATGGCTCCGCTGCATCACCATTTTGAATTGGGTGGCTGGCGCGAAACGCAAGTTGTAGTTCGCTTCTGGATCATCACTATTTTATTAGTTCTCATTGGCCTCTCCAGCCTGAAATTAAGGTAA